The DNA segment GCACCCTCGATCGTCATCCCCATCATGCTGCCGCCGAGATGGTCGGGATGATAATGCGTAATCAGGATGTGCTCGATTTCCATCCCGTAGCGCTCGGCCCACTCGATAACCTTGTCCACGTCCCATGCCGGATCGATCACGGCGGCCTTGCGCGTCACGGGGTCGCCGATGAGATAAACAAAATTGGCCATCGGCCCCACCTGGGCCTGATGGAGCACGAGCCGTTCCGCTTCCGCCATGGGCTTACTCTCTTTGCCGTGCTGTCCAGAAAGCTCTTTTTCGTCCCGCGATGGAATCTAACGCTTGCCGCGGCGCGGCGCATCCCGGGTTTTACCGCGGGGGTTGCCGTCGGCTTTGCCGCCGTCCCCGGCTGCCGCCGATGCTTCTCGCTTGGCCGCAACCGCCGCGCGCGGATCGATTCTGAGGCCCCGGTCCCACAGAAATTCGGGCTCCTTGAGCCGCTTCGCGACCCATCGCGATTGCACGAACAGATGGTCGCTCAGGCGATTGACGTAAACCAGCAGACGGTCGTTGATCGGCTCGACCCGCCTTAGCGACCAGCACACGCGCTCGGCGCGCCGGCATACGGTGCGCGCCTGATGGAGAAAGGCGTTGAGCACGCCGCCGCCGGGAAGCGTGAAAGAGTTGAGCGGCTTGAGCTCGACCTGCATCCGATCCATCTCTTCCTCGAGCTTTTTCGTTTCCGCCCCGCCAATCTTGTGCATCCCGGCGTACTCGGCGGGCGGCGGCGTCGCCAGTTCGGAGCCAACGTCGAAGAGCTCGTTCTGGATACGCCGCAGGCTCTCCGAATACCAACCGTAGTCCTTGCCGAAGCGGCGTCTGTGGGCCGGAAGATAGGTGCGCACGATACCGACGATCGCGTTGAGCTCGTCGATCGTGCCATAGGCCTCCAGGCGCGCGCTCTCCTTGGCCACCCGAGCGCCGCCGACCAGGGCGGTCAGGCCGCGGTCGCCGCTGCGCGTGTAAATCCGTGTCAGCCGAATCGCCATCCGGTGCAATCCGTGGCCTGAGTCACGAGCCTCGTTCGCGCCGACGCCCGAGGCGCTAGAGGCCGGCCTTGCGGCGCAGCGCCTGATAGCCGTGGTCACCGACCTCCGGTGAGACCGGCAACCCCGCATCGCGCCATCCCGTCACCACCACCCCTCCAGAGGCGTCGCGCGCGCCGCCAAAGCCTCCGCGCACGTTGGTCAGGTCGGTATAGCCGGCGGCCTCGAGCAGTTCGCAGGCGCGCTGCGAGCGCCCGCCGGAAAGACATCCGACCACCAGTTTCCTTCCGTGCGCCAGCGTTTTGGTCACGACCTCGACGAATTCGCCATTGATTTCCATCTGGCCCGGGCCCTTGATGAAGACCACAGGCACATTGATCGCGCCTTCAGGATGGCCTTGGGCGAATTCGGGCTCGGTGCGGACGTCGAGGTAGATTGCTTCAGGGTTGTTCTTGAGTATCTCGTGAGCCTCCGCCGGCTCGGCCTGGTTAATCGGCATCGTCGGATGAAACCTCCGTCCCGACAGTGGTTAAGGCCGCGGACTGATTTCTCTCGGGCTTCATGCGGGCGCGGCCCGCGCCTCGCGGCGCAAGCGCCGGTCGCCTTTCGCGCGTCGCGGCCGCCGCAGTCACCCTCGAAGCAGTCATCCTCGACGATAGATGGCGAATTCCTCTTCGAACCTGGCGGCCCGCTCCTGTGCGGAGCTCACGCGCTGCGTGCGGAGGAAGAATTGGACCAGTTCCTCCTGACTCACCTGCCCGGCAGGGCTCGCCACTTCAACCAGCTCTTCGATAAGGCTCGGAAACTTCTCGCTCGGGATATAGTAATGCGCCCAGCCGAAGTTGCAGTGGCGATGCAAGATTCTGGCTATCGCCTTCTCCAAAAGTTCGTGACTGCTCATGCACACGATACCGTCCCAGGGTCCGCGGAACCGGCCGTTTGACGCGGCGCGACGCTCCCGCGCTGCCTAGTTATCGCAGACCTAAAGCGCCCCGCACAAGCCCCGTCAACCCGCCTCGAGCCTCGAGGTTTCCTCCGAGTTCGCGTTGGCCCATACGATTCGCCGGTAGTCGAAGCGCGCGCCGGCGATCAGGTTGAACTTGACCACCTCGAAATACGGCGAGAGGTCGAAATCGCGCGGCGTAACCAGCGAAGGCGAGATCATATGGTAGAGGCCAGGCGGCAGATGTACCGGCCTGGAGATCAGCTTGCCCAGCCGGCGCGGCGGGCCGTGAAGAGCCGTTGGATAGCCCTCGGGCAGCGGCTCGATTCTGGGCACGATCGGGAATCGCACCTGATCGAAGCACTCGGCGATCATGCTCGAACAGATCGCGCGGGTCGGGTCGCCGCTGCCAAAACGCAGCGCCGTGCGGCGAAGGCGTGCCGGCACTAGGCTTACCGGCAGAAAGTAGCGGCCGAGATCGAAGGCATTCTTGAGGTCGTAGAGCCGCCCGACATGAGCCAGCGCCTCATCGATCACGATCTTCAGGTCCGATTCGGAAAGGCGATACGGCCGGCAGATGCGGATGTTGAAGTCGCGGTAGCGCGCGAGTGGCGTCAGCACGACGCCGCTCTGCACCAGCGCCTCGACCAGCATATAGTTCGCGTCTTCGCCGTATTGCTCGGCGAGCTTGAGCCTGAGTTCCGGATCGCGCTTGACCGCTTCGTCGCCGATGTAGAGCGCCGAATGCGACCACGAACTCTGAGTCAGGTACTTGATGACCTCGCTTATCCGCTCGTTGCCTTCGACCAGGAGAACGTCGCCCTTGCGAATCTGACGCTTCAGTTCCGCGAGGTCGTTGGGATAGGCGACGGTGTAGCGTTTTAGCGGTTTGGTTAGCTGACGGGTCGCGAAACGGATTATCACCTCACGCACGCGG comes from the Candidatus Binataceae bacterium genome and includes:
- a CDS encoding rhodanese-like domain-containing protein codes for the protein MPINQAEPAEAHEILKNNPEAIYLDVRTEPEFAQGHPEGAINVPVVFIKGPGQMEINGEFVEVVTKTLAHGRKLVVGCLSGGRSQRACELLEAAGYTDLTNVRGGFGGARDASGGVVVTGWRDAGLPVSPEVGDHGYQALRRKAGL
- a CDS encoding YiiX/YebB-like N1pC/P60 family cysteine hydrolase, yielding MGASVMLEPFRRVREVIIRFATRQLTKPLKRYTVAYPNDLAELKRQIRKGDVLLVEGNERISEVIKYLTQSSWSHSALYIGDEAVKRDPELRLKLAEQYGEDANYMLVEALVQSGVVLTPLARYRDFNIRICRPYRLSESDLKIVIDEALAHVGRLYDLKNAFDLGRYFLPVSLVPARLRRTALRFGSGDPTRAICSSMIAECFDQVRFPIVPRIEPLPEGYPTALHGPPRRLGKLISRPVHLPPGLYHMISPSLVTPRDFDLSPYFEVVKFNLIAGARFDYRRIVWANANSEETSRLEAG
- a CDS encoding cob(I)yrinic acid a,c-diamide adenosyltransferase gives rise to the protein MAIRLTRIYTRSGDRGLTALVGGARVAKESARLEAYGTIDELNAIVGIVRTYLPAHRRRFGKDYGWYSESLRRIQNELFDVGSELATPPPAEYAGMHKIGGAETKKLEEEMDRMQVELKPLNSFTLPGGGVLNAFLHQARTVCRRAERVCWSLRRVEPINDRLLVYVNRLSDHLFVQSRWVAKRLKEPEFLWDRGLRIDPRAAVAAKREASAAAGDGGKADGNPRGKTRDAPRRGKR